The proteins below are encoded in one region of bacterium:
- the xth gene encoding exodeoxyribonuclease III, with amino-acid sequence MKIYSWNVNGIRAVLKKDVFKPFIEAHQPDILCLQETKAQQGQAEVDLPEYEELWNSATRPGYSGTAIFTKVKPVGVLYGFPDDIAKKYELEDSYGDASTEGRVLAAEFEKFYVVTVYTPNAKDDLSRVPLREKHWDPAFLEYCQQLEKKKPVVFCGDLNVAHTEDDLARPKPNIGKKGFTYEERAGFDAFVKAGFVDTLRLFKEGNGFYTWWSHFGGARARNVGWRIDYVLVSSSLKDKVISAEIHPDVMGSDHCPVSIELEA; translated from the coding sequence ATCAAGATTTATTCATGGAATGTAAATGGCATTCGTGCCGTGCTCAAGAAAGACGTTTTTAAGCCCTTTATCGAGGCTCATCAACCAGATATATTATGCCTGCAAGAAACTAAGGCGCAGCAAGGACAAGCAGAAGTCGATTTGCCTGAGTATGAGGAGTTGTGGAACTCGGCAACTCGTCCAGGGTATTCGGGGACTGCAATATTTACGAAGGTCAAGCCCGTAGGGGTACTGTATGGATTCCCAGACGATATAGCCAAGAAGTACGAGCTTGAGGATTCTTATGGCGATGCATCTACTGAGGGGCGCGTACTCGCTGCTGAGTTTGAAAAGTTTTATGTGGTGACGGTCTACACGCCAAACGCCAAAGACGATTTATCACGAGTGCCATTGCGTGAGAAGCATTGGGACCCGGCCTTTCTCGAGTATTGTCAGCAGCTTGAGAAGAAGAAGCCAGTAGTCTTCTGTGGCGATCTGAATGTAGCCCACACCGAGGACGATCTGGCTCGTCCAAAGCCAAATATCGGCAAGAAAGGCTTTACCTATGAAGAGCGTGCCGGATTTGATGCTTTTGTGAAGGCGGGTTTTGTGGACACTTTGCGATTGTTTAAAGAAGGCAATGGTTTTTACACTTGGTGGTCACACTTTGGAGGTGCGCGCGCCCGCAATGTCGGTTGGCGGATTGATTATGTGCTTGTTTCGAGTAGCCTGAAAGACAAAGTAATTTCGGCTGAGATCCATCCCGACGTGATGGGTTCC